One Longimicrobium terrae genomic window, ACCTCCAGCGGGAGCCCCGTGGAGGGCACGGCGCGCGCCCTGACCAATTCTTCCAGGATGCGGGCCGCGTCCTCCGGGTGCACCAGGTCCATCACGTTGGCGCCGATCAGCTCCTCGGGCTCGTAGCCCAGCAGGCGCTTGACGGAGGGCGTGATGTAGCGCGTGGTGCGGTCGGCGTTGATGACGTGGATGACGTCGCGCGCGTTTTCCACCAGTGAGCGGAAGTACGCCTCGCTTTCGCCCCGCGCGGCTTCCGGGCCGGGGAGCGCGGGCGGATCGTCGGACGGCGGGAGGATCGAGTACGGCCGGTCGGTGACGGGCACAGCGGGGCGGGGACGAGGAGACGGGGCGGCGAAGTGCCGGCCCGGGCGCAAGCAGTGATGTGGGTGATGTTTGTCGAACGATAACGGATTGCGGTGTGTCACGCCACGGCGGAATCCGGCCGCCATCGATCCGCCAGATTGGCCCGCCCGCCCCGCCGGAGCAGCCGCGCCGGCCGTCCATCCCAGCGTGATGCATCCCGCCCGGACGGGACCTTTTCCGACCATCCCCCCCGGACAACTCCGCCGCCCGGACGGATGCTCCGCCCGTCCGCCGGCCCTATTCCCTATTCCCCATTCCCTATTCCCTGCAGTTGCCCCTATCTCTCCCCCGCCAGCTCCGCGGCCGCCACCGCCGCCTCGCCGCGCCCGGCCAGCGCAAAGTACGCCACCATCGCCGAAGCAAAGACCGCGGCCAGCGCGAGCTTGGCCTCGCGCGGCAGGTCCGAGGGGGAGATGAAGCCCTCGATCATCCCGGCGATCACCAGCATCATCGCCGTCCCCATGATGAGCGCCACCGCCTCGCGGCCGCGCGTCACCAGCACCTCGCGCCGCGTGCGCCGGCCGGGAAGGAGAATGCCGGAGCCCATCCACAGCCCCGCGCCTCCCGCGATGCAGATGGCCGTGAGCTCGATGCCGCCGTGGGGGAGCACGAAGGTCCACAGGTGCAGGCTCTGCCCCACGTTGGCGAACATGGCGGCCACGGTGCCCAGCAGCACGCCGTTCATGATCAGCACGTACGCCGAGCCCAGGCTGGCCAGCACGCCGCCGGCGAACGCCAGAAAGGTGACCTGCACGTTGTTGCTGATCAGCCGCGTCGCCATCACGGGCATGAAGATCTGCGGCACCTCCACGTACCCCTCGCCGCGCGCCTCCTTGGCCGCCGCGTTCTCCGCCCGCGCCATCATCTCCGCGGGCACCAGCTCGCGCGCCATCTCCGGCCGCGCGCGGATGGCGGCGAAGCAGAGCAGGGCGGGGAGGTAGAAGAGGACGGAGGCGATGGCGATGGGCTTCCACAGCCGCCGCGCCAGCGCCGCGAATCCCCCGCCGGCGAAGTCGCGGAACCGGCGCCAGGTGCGCTGCGGCGGGCGGTAGAACAGGTTGTGCCCCGTCCCCACCATCCGCTCCAGGGAATAGAGGAGCTCCGGCGAGCCGCCGTACGTCCGCGCGCGGGCCAGGTCCGCCGCCACGCCGCGGTACAGCGTGGCAAAGCGCGACACGCGCCCCTCGTCCAGCGTGTCCAGCCCCATGCGCCGCGTTTCGTCCAGCGTCTTCTGGTACTCCGCCCACTCCGCCCGCTGCCGCCGCACCAGCGCCGTGGCCTGCGCGGTTCCCGCCCGCCCGCCCGCGCCCGCGGCCCGGCGGCGCTCCGTCTCTTCCTGGTGCAGCAGGGAGAGATAGGCGTCCGGGCTCATCGCCGTGCGGCGCGCGTCCTCCATCACGTGCCGCTCCACCCGCGCCATCAGCTTGCGCGAGAGCTCCGCGCGCACCGATCCGTCCAGCGAAAGGCGGCGCTGCACGTACATGGACACGGCGGTGAACTCCTCCGTGCTCATCCGCGGCGGGCCCAGTGCCGGCCCGGCGGGCGCGGTGGATTCCTCGGGGATGGCGTGCCCGGTACGGTCGCGCACCACCACCGTCCCCGCGGCCAGGTCGCCGATGCGCTTGGTCTGCGGATGCAGCATCATCGACAGCCCGCCGAAGATGCACGAACCCCCGGGCTGGATGTCGACGATCACCTTGATGAAGGTCCGCACGGCCGCGGCGCGCACCGTGACGGGATAGCCGCCGTCGTGCACCACGCGGATCCCCATCCGCTTCTTGCCCGGCGTCTGCCCGTCGCGCAGCCCCTCGAAGAAGATGAAGTAGCCCCAGACCATCAGAAAAATGAGGATCGTCACCACACCCATCCCCAGGCCGCCCACCACGTTCTCCGCACCGATGGCGGAAAGGATGAGCGAGGCGACGATGCCGAATCCGAACACCGAGCCCATGAGGATGAGCGCGTCCAGCAGCAGCGCGGTAAAGCGCGAGCCCAGGTCCGCCAGTTCGTAGCCGATGGCGACGTGCTCGGGGGTTTCCACGTCCACCTGGCGGTCGGCCAGGACGTGTGCGGGGGCGGTCTGTACCAGGGTCATGCGGAGGGCGGATCGGCGGGGAAGGCGTGCGCGGACGCGTG contains:
- a CDS encoding stage II sporulation protein M yields the protein MTLVQTAPAHVLADRQVDVETPEHVAIGYELADLGSRFTALLLDALILMGSVFGFGIVASLILSAIGAENVVGGLGMGVVTILIFLMVWGYFIFFEGLRDGQTPGKKRMGIRVVHDGGYPVTVRAAAVRTFIKVIVDIQPGGSCIFGGLSMMLHPQTKRIGDLAAGTVVVRDRTGHAIPEESTAPAGPALGPPRMSTEEFTAVSMYVQRRLSLDGSVRAELSRKLMARVERHVMEDARRTAMSPDAYLSLLHQEETERRRAAGAGGRAGTAQATALVRRQRAEWAEYQKTLDETRRMGLDTLDEGRVSRFATLYRGVAADLARARTYGGSPELLYSLERMVGTGHNLFYRPPQRTWRRFRDFAGGGFAALARRLWKPIAIASVLFYLPALLCFAAIRARPEMARELVPAEMMARAENAAAKEARGEGYVEVPQIFMPVMATRLISNNVQVTFLAFAGGVLASLGSAYVLIMNGVLLGTVAAMFANVGQSLHLWTFVLPHGGIELTAICIAGGAGLWMGSGILLPGRRTRREVLVTRGREAVALIMGTAMMLVIAGMIEGFISPSDLPREAKLALAAVFASAMVAYFALAGRGEAAVAAAELAGER